One Pelodiscus sinensis isolate JC-2024 unplaced genomic scaffold, ASM4963464v1 ctg72, whole genome shotgun sequence DNA segment encodes these proteins:
- the CA9 gene encoding carbonic anhydrase 9 isoform X7 — translation MFPDCGGQMQSPINIDTSSTSVSLELQPVELAGYRLDPREQLRLENNGHTVVLELPSSLTIASGYPQEYRASQLHLHWGSPEGPGSEHTVDGRRYDGELHVVYYNPSYQSIKEAMRQPGGLAVLAAFLQVGPEDNEHYQPLLEQLPEVQEKGKKTTVDGFDIKGLLPTSLSRYYRYSGSLTTPPCYQTVNWTVFNQTVLLSQKQISLLETTLQGDHEELLQNNFRPTQSLHGRKVLASFQAALSPRQAPIPDGGAPPVTPAPDGNTESPDGAPGAGAGCVPCADAEQQLGFSLRTADVLAGLFGVLFAVTALALLIYVHKQRSQNQRLSPQAQGHLHGSHHRQEPGIDAVLVPGPGL, via the exons ATGTTCCCAGACTGCGGCGGGCAGATGCAGTCTCCCATCAACATTGACACCAGTTCCACAAGCGTCAGCCTGGAGCTGCAGCCCGTTGAGCTAGCTGGTTACAGACTGGACCCTCGCGAGCAGCTCAGGCTAGAGAACAACGGACACACAG TTGTCCTCGAGCTGCCAAGCTCTCTGACTATTGCCAGCGGCTACCCCCAGGAGTACAGAGCGTCACAGCTGCACCTGCACTGGGGTTctccggaggggcctggctcaGAACACACTGTGGATGGACGCCGCTATGATGGGGAG CTCCATGTGGTTTATTACAACCCCAGCTACCAGAGCATCAAGGAAGCAATGAGGCAGCCTGGTGGCCTAGCAgtgctggcagctttcctgcag GTTGGGCCCGAGGACAACGAGCACTATCAGCCTCTGCTTGAGCAGCTGCCTGAGGTCCAAGAGAAAG gcaAGAAAACAACTGTGGATGGATTCGATATTAAAGGGTTGCTGCCCACCAGCCTAAGCCGCTATTACCGCTACAGTGGCTCTCTGACCACCCCTCCCTGCTACCAGACTGTGAACTGGACTGTCTTCAACCAGACAGTGCTGCTGTCCCAGAAGCAG ATCTCGCTGCTGGAGACCACGCTGCAGGGGGACCACGAGGAGCTTCTGCAGAACAACTTCCGGCCGACCCAGAGCCTGCATGGACGCAAAGTCCTGGCAAGtttccaggcagccctcagcccgAGGCAGGCCCCGATCCCTG ACGGCGGGGCCCCCCCAGTGACGCCTGCCCCTGACGGCAACACAGAAAGCCCTGACGGAGCTCCCGGAGCAG GTGCTGGCTGCGTGCCCTGTGCAG ATGCAGAACAGCAGCTGGGCTTCTCCCTGCGGACAG CTGATGTGCTGGCTGGTCTCTTTGGGGTCCTCTTTGCAGTCACAGCTCTGGCCCTCCTCATCTACGTCCACAAGCAGCGGAGCCAGAACCAGAG ACTCTCACCCCAAGCCCAAGGTCATCTACACGGCAGCCACCACAGACAAGAACCTGGCATAGACGCTGTCCTGGTGCCCGGCCCGGGCCTCTAG
- the CA9 gene encoding carbonic anhydrase 9 isoform X4 — protein MQAHSVASTIPAALGKRKWQRVSFPCRPLTSPSYVAQWASMFPDCGGQMQSPINIDTSSTSVSLELQPVELAGYRLDPREQLRLENNGHTVVLELPSSLTIASGYPQEYRASQLHLHWGSPEGPGSEHTVDGRRYDGELHVVYYNPSYQSIKEAMRQPGGLAVLAAFLQVGPEDNEHYQPLLEQLPEVQEKGKKTTVDGFDIKGLLPTSLSRYYRYSGSLTTPPCYQTVNWTVFNQTVLLSQKQISLLETTLQGDHEELLQNNFRPTQSLHGRKVLASFQAALSPRQAPIPDGGAPPVTPAPDGNTESPDGAPGAGAGCVPCADAEQQLGFSLRTADVLAGLFGVLFAVTALALLIYVHKQRSQNQRLSPQAQGHLHGSHHRQEPGIDAVLVPGPGL, from the exons GCCCACTCAGTGGCTAGCACAATCCCGGCGGCACTTGGCAAGAGGAAATGGCAGCGTGTGTCGTTTCCCTGCAGGCCTCTGACATCCCCATCCT ACGTGGCCCAGTGGGCGTCGATGTTCCCAGACTGCGGCGGGCAGATGCAGTCTCCCATCAACATTGACACCAGTTCCACAAGCGTCAGCCTGGAGCTGCAGCCCGTTGAGCTAGCTGGTTACAGACTGGACCCTCGCGAGCAGCTCAGGCTAGAGAACAACGGACACACAG TTGTCCTCGAGCTGCCAAGCTCTCTGACTATTGCCAGCGGCTACCCCCAGGAGTACAGAGCGTCACAGCTGCACCTGCACTGGGGTTctccggaggggcctggctcaGAACACACTGTGGATGGACGCCGCTATGATGGGGAG CTCCATGTGGTTTATTACAACCCCAGCTACCAGAGCATCAAGGAAGCAATGAGGCAGCCTGGTGGCCTAGCAgtgctggcagctttcctgcag GTTGGGCCCGAGGACAACGAGCACTATCAGCCTCTGCTTGAGCAGCTGCCTGAGGTCCAAGAGAAAG gcaAGAAAACAACTGTGGATGGATTCGATATTAAAGGGTTGCTGCCCACCAGCCTAAGCCGCTATTACCGCTACAGTGGCTCTCTGACCACCCCTCCCTGCTACCAGACTGTGAACTGGACTGTCTTCAACCAGACAGTGCTGCTGTCCCAGAAGCAG ATCTCGCTGCTGGAGACCACGCTGCAGGGGGACCACGAGGAGCTTCTGCAGAACAACTTCCGGCCGACCCAGAGCCTGCATGGACGCAAAGTCCTGGCAAGtttccaggcagccctcagcccgAGGCAGGCCCCGATCCCTG ACGGCGGGGCCCCCCCAGTGACGCCTGCCCCTGACGGCAACACAGAAAGCCCTGACGGAGCTCCCGGAGCAG GTGCTGGCTGCGTGCCCTGTGCAG ATGCAGAACAGCAGCTGGGCTTCTCCCTGCGGACAG CTGATGTGCTGGCTGGTCTCTTTGGGGTCCTCTTTGCAGTCACAGCTCTGGCCCTCCTCATCTACGTCCACAAGCAGCGGAGCCAGAACCAGAG ACTCTCACCCCAAGCCCAAGGTCATCTACACGGCAGCCACCACAGACAAGAACCTGGCATAGACGCTGTCCTGGTGCCCGGCCCGGGCCTCTAG
- the CA9 gene encoding carbonic anhydrase 9 isoform X2: MVLATVPGAMQAHSVASTIPAALGKRKWQRVSFPCRPLTSPSYVAQWASMFPDCGGQMQSPINIDTSSTSVSLELQPVELAGYRLDPREQLRLENNGHTVVLELPSSLTIASGYPQEYRASQLHLHWGSPEGPGSEHTVDGRRYDGELHVVYYNPSYQSIKEAMRQPGGLAVLAAFLQVGPEDNEHYQPLLEQLPEVQEKGKKTTVDGFDIKGLLPTSLSRYYRYSGSLTTPPCYQTVNWTVFNQTVLLSQKQISLLETTLQGDHEELLQNNFRPTQSLHGRKVLASFQAALSPRQAPIPDGGAPPVTPAPDGNTESPDGAPGAGAGCVPCADAEQQLGFSLRTADVLAGLFGVLFAVTALALLIYVHKQRSQNQRLSPQAQGHLHGSHHRQEPGIDAVLVPGPGL; the protein is encoded by the exons GCCCACTCAGTGGCTAGCACAATCCCGGCGGCACTTGGCAAGAGGAAATGGCAGCGTGTGTCGTTTCCCTGCAGGCCTCTGACATCCCCATCCT ACGTGGCCCAGTGGGCGTCGATGTTCCCAGACTGCGGCGGGCAGATGCAGTCTCCCATCAACATTGACACCAGTTCCACAAGCGTCAGCCTGGAGCTGCAGCCCGTTGAGCTAGCTGGTTACAGACTGGACCCTCGCGAGCAGCTCAGGCTAGAGAACAACGGACACACAG TTGTCCTCGAGCTGCCAAGCTCTCTGACTATTGCCAGCGGCTACCCCCAGGAGTACAGAGCGTCACAGCTGCACCTGCACTGGGGTTctccggaggggcctggctcaGAACACACTGTGGATGGACGCCGCTATGATGGGGAG CTCCATGTGGTTTATTACAACCCCAGCTACCAGAGCATCAAGGAAGCAATGAGGCAGCCTGGTGGCCTAGCAgtgctggcagctttcctgcag GTTGGGCCCGAGGACAACGAGCACTATCAGCCTCTGCTTGAGCAGCTGCCTGAGGTCCAAGAGAAAG gcaAGAAAACAACTGTGGATGGATTCGATATTAAAGGGTTGCTGCCCACCAGCCTAAGCCGCTATTACCGCTACAGTGGCTCTCTGACCACCCCTCCCTGCTACCAGACTGTGAACTGGACTGTCTTCAACCAGACAGTGCTGCTGTCCCAGAAGCAG ATCTCGCTGCTGGAGACCACGCTGCAGGGGGACCACGAGGAGCTTCTGCAGAACAACTTCCGGCCGACCCAGAGCCTGCATGGACGCAAAGTCCTGGCAAGtttccaggcagccctcagcccgAGGCAGGCCCCGATCCCTG ACGGCGGGGCCCCCCCAGTGACGCCTGCCCCTGACGGCAACACAGAAAGCCCTGACGGAGCTCCCGGAGCAG GTGCTGGCTGCGTGCCCTGTGCAG ATGCAGAACAGCAGCTGGGCTTCTCCCTGCGGACAG CTGATGTGCTGGCTGGTCTCTTTGGGGTCCTCTTTGCAGTCACAGCTCTGGCCCTCCTCATCTACGTCCACAAGCAGCGGAGCCAGAACCAGAG ACTCTCACCCCAAGCCCAAGGTCATCTACACGGCAGCCACCACAGACAAGAACCTGGCATAGACGCTGTCCTGGTGCCCGGCCCGGGCCTCTAG